A portion of the Streptomyces sp. YPW6 genome contains these proteins:
- the glyA gene encoding serine hydroxymethyltransferase: protein MSLLNSSLHELDPDVAAAVDAELHRQQSTLEMIASENFAPVAVMEAQGSVLTNKYAEGYPGRRYYGGCEHVDVVEQIAIDRIKALFGAEAANVQPHSGAQANAAAMFALLKPGDTIMGLNLAHGGHLTHGMKINFSGKLYDVVPYHVDETGVVDMEEVERLAKESRPKLIVAGWSAYPRQLDFAAFRRIADEVGAYLMVDMAHFAGLVAAGLHPNPVPHAHVVTTTTHKTLGGPRGGVILSTQELAKKINSAVFPGQQGGPLEHVIAAKAVSFKVAAGEEFKERQQRTLDGARILAERLVQPDVTEVGVSVLSGGTDVHLVLVDLRNSELDGQQAEDRLHELGITVNRNAIPNDPRPPMVTSGLRIGTPALATRGFGAEDFAEVAEIIASALKPSYDADDLKARVAALAEKFPLYPGLK from the coding sequence ATGTCGCTTCTGAACTCCTCCCTCCACGAGCTGGACCCGGACGTCGCCGCCGCCGTCGACGCCGAGCTCCACCGTCAGCAGTCCACCCTCGAAATGATCGCCTCGGAGAACTTCGCTCCGGTCGCCGTCATGGAGGCGCAGGGCTCCGTCCTCACCAACAAGTACGCCGAGGGCTACCCGGGCCGCCGCTACTACGGCGGCTGTGAGCACGTCGACGTCGTCGAGCAGATCGCGATCGACCGGATCAAGGCCCTGTTCGGCGCCGAGGCCGCGAACGTCCAGCCGCACTCCGGTGCGCAGGCGAACGCCGCCGCGATGTTCGCGCTGCTGAAGCCGGGCGACACGATCATGGGCCTGAACCTGGCCCACGGCGGTCACCTGACCCACGGCATGAAGATCAACTTCTCCGGCAAGCTCTACGACGTGGTCCCGTACCACGTCGACGAGACCGGCGTCGTGGACATGGAGGAGGTCGAGCGCCTCGCCAAGGAGTCCCGGCCGAAGCTGATCGTGGCCGGCTGGTCCGCCTACCCGCGCCAGCTGGACTTCGCCGCCTTCCGCCGGATCGCGGACGAGGTCGGCGCCTACCTCATGGTCGACATGGCGCACTTCGCGGGCCTGGTGGCGGCGGGTCTGCACCCCAACCCGGTGCCGCACGCCCACGTGGTCACCACCACCACGCACAAGACCCTCGGCGGTCCGCGCGGCGGCGTGATCCTCTCCACCCAGGAGCTGGCCAAGAAGATCAACTCGGCGGTCTTCCCGGGTCAGCAGGGCGGCCCGCTGGAGCACGTGATCGCGGCGAAGGCGGTCTCGTTCAAGGTCGCGGCGGGCGAGGAGTTCAAGGAGCGCCAGCAGCGCACCCTGGACGGCGCCCGGATCCTGGCCGAGCGCCTGGTCCAGCCGGACGTCACCGAGGTGGGCGTCTCCGTCCTCTCCGGCGGCACCGACGTGCACCTGGTCCTGGTCGACCTGCGCAACTCCGAGCTGGACGGCCAGCAGGCCGAGGACCGGCTCCACGAGCTGGGCATCACGGTCAACCGGAACGCCATCCCGAACGACCCGCGCCCCCCGATGGTCACCTCGGGCCTGCGGATCGGCACCCCGGCGCTCGCCACGCGCGGCTTCGGCGCCGAGGACTTCGCGGAGGTCGCGGAGATCATCGCCTCCGCCCTCAAGCCGTCGTACGACGCGGACGACCTCAAGGCCCGCGTCGCCGCGCTGGCCGAGAAGTTCCCGCTGTACCCCGGCCTGAAGTAG
- the gcvH gene encoding glycine cleavage system protein GcvH — translation MSNPQQLRYSKEHEWLSALEDGVATIGITEYAANALGDVVYAQLPEVGDTVTAGETCGELESTKSVSDLYSPVTGEVTAANQDVVDDPSLVNSAPFEGGWLFKVRVAEEPADLLSADEYTAFSGN, via the coding sequence ATGAGCAACCCCCAGCAGCTGCGGTACAGCAAGGAGCACGAGTGGCTGTCGGCCCTCGAGGACGGCGTGGCCACCATCGGCATCACGGAGTACGCGGCCAACGCGCTCGGTGACGTCGTCTACGCCCAGCTCCCGGAGGTCGGTGACACGGTGACCGCGGGCGAGACCTGCGGCGAACTGGAGTCGACCAAGTCCGTCAGCGATCTGTACTCGCCGGTGACCGGTGAGGTGACGGCGGCCAACCAGGACGTCGTGGACGACCCCTCGCTGGTGAACTCCGCTCCCTTCGAGGGCGGCTGGCTGTTCAAGGTGCGCGTCGCGGAGGAGCCGGCCGATCTGCTCTCCGCCGACGAGTACACCGCGTTCTCCGGCAACTGA
- a CDS encoding IS3 family transposase (programmed frameshift), which produces MARPSPYPPELRGRAVRMVAEIRPNYPTEWAAMKAVAARLGIGATETMRTWVRKTEVDAGQRPGITSEEAAEIKRLRAENAELRRANEILKAASGFLRGRARPAVEALVAFIDAHRQVFGVEPVCRVLTSHGLKIATSTYYAARNRTPHDRSVRDRELKTQISRVHTDHFGVYGVRKVWRQLHREGIPVARCTVARLMRDLGLEGARRAKEIRTTVRDDGHERSTDLLQRDATASRPNERWVADFTYVATWSGIVYIAFVVDVLSRAIVGWSAATSKRAKLVLDALDMASWRRDRAGTPAGPGLVHHSDAGSQYTSFAFTAHLIEAGIDASIGTVGDALDNALMESQIGLYKTELIKPRRPWHGLADVELATTERVDWFNNQRLHTAIGDIPPHEHETNHYAQHQPQPAAGVNA; this is translated from the exons ATGGCACGTCCGTCCCCTTACCCTCCCGAGCTTCGCGGGCGCGCGGTGCGCATGGTTGCGGAGATCCGCCCGAACTACCCCACCGAGTGGGCCGCGATGAAGGCGGTCGCGGCCAGGCTGGGGATCGGTGCCACCGAGACGATGAGGACCTGGGTCCGCAAGACCGAGGTCGACGCAGGCCAGCGGCCCGGAATCACGTCGGAAGAGGCCGCGGAGATCAAGCGGCTGCGGGCCGAGAACGCCGAACTGCGACGAGCGAACGAGATCCTGAAGGCGGCCTCGG GCTTTCTTCGCGGCCGAGCTCGACCGGCCGTCGAAGCGCTCGTAGCGTTCATCGACGCACACCGCCAGGTGTTCGGGGTCGAGCCGGTCTGCCGAGTCCTGACCAGCCACGGACTGAAGATCGCGACGAGCACCTACTACGCCGCCAGGAACCGCACCCCCCACGACCGGTCGGTCCGCGACAGGGAGCTGAAGACGCAGATCAGCCGCGTCCACACCGACCATTTCGGCGTCTACGGGGTCCGGAAGGTCTGGCGTCAGCTGCACCGCGAGGGCATACCGGTGGCCCGCTGCACCGTCGCCCGACTGATGCGCGACCTCGGCCTAGAAGGCGCCCGGCGCGCGAAGGAGATCCGCACCACCGTCCGGGACGATGGCCATGAGCGGTCCACTGACCTGCTGCAACGCGACGCCACCGCGTCCAGGCCGAACGAGCGGTGGGTGGCTGACTTCACCTATGTCGCCACCTGGTCGGGAATCGTCTACATCGCGTTCGTCGTGGACGTCCTCTCCCGGGCGATCGTGGGCTGGTCCGCCGCCACCAGCAAGCGGGCCAAGCTCGTCCTCGACGCACTCGACATGGCCTCGTGGCGTCGCGATCGCGCCGGAACTCCCGCTGGCCCGGGGCTGGTTCATCATTCGGACGCGGGCAGTCAGTACACGTCTTTCGCGTTCACCGCGCACCTGATCGAGGCCGGCATCGACGCCTCGATCGGCACCGTCGGCGACGCCTTGGACAACGCGCTCATGGAATCCCAGATCGGCCTCTACAAGACGGAGTTGATCAAGCCGCGCAGGCCCTGGCACGGCCTGGCCGACGTTGAACTCGCCACCACGGAACGGGTCGACTGGTTCAACAACCAGCGCCTCCACACAGCGATCGGCGACATCCCGCCCCACGAGCACGAGACCAACCACTACGCTCAACACCAGCCCCAACCGGCGGCTGGAGTCAACGCATGA
- a CDS encoding AAA family ATPase has product MTLQRSVPAAGAARGAIPARRGAPVRELLETRAPEVRDLRGRPGHAPFGLDLTAGDVVVVSGLPGSGKSTLIRRAAPGRAIDSQNTRDAWAAAVPALLPYALYRPLVRAAHYLGLRKALRSGRSVVVHDCGTQTWVRRWLARHAVARGRTLHLILLDVTPEVARQGQRERGRGVSGYAFARHRHAVARLLRDTEQGLLPPGCTSAVLLDREAAGALVRISFTDA; this is encoded by the coding sequence ATGACGTTGCAGCGGTCGGTACCGGCCGCGGGGGCCGCGCGCGGCGCGATCCCCGCACGGCGGGGCGCTCCCGTGCGGGAACTGCTGGAGACCCGTGCGCCGGAGGTGCGCGACCTGCGCGGGCGCCCCGGCCACGCCCCGTTCGGTCTCGATCTCACCGCCGGTGACGTCGTCGTGGTCTCCGGCCTCCCCGGCAGCGGCAAGTCCACCCTGATCCGGCGCGCCGCGCCGGGGCGGGCCATCGACTCGCAGAACACCCGTGACGCCTGGGCCGCCGCCGTCCCCGCGTTACTGCCCTACGCCCTCTACCGCCCCCTCGTCCGGGCCGCGCACTACCTCGGCCTCCGCAAGGCCCTGCGCTCCGGTCGGTCCGTCGTCGTCCACGACTGCGGCACCCAGACGTGGGTACGCCGCTGGCTCGCCCGGCACGCGGTGGCCCGGGGCCGCACCCTCCATCTGATCCTGCTCGACGTGACGCCCGAGGTGGCCCGGCAGGGGCAGCGCGAGCGCGGGCGCGGGGTCTCCGGCTACGCCTTCGCCCGCCACCGGCACGCTGTGGCCCGGCTGCTCCGCGACACCGAACAGGGCCTGCTGCCCCCCGGCTGCACCTCCGCGGTGCTGCTCGACCGCGAGGCCGCGGGGGCGCTCGTCCGGATCTCCTTCACGGACGCCTGA
- a CDS encoding enhanced serine sensitivity protein SseB C-terminal domain-containing protein, with protein sequence MSASGTAAAGKVEQLLHQVTPGRYDAYEELLSAVAEGRIWMLLWHGTAGSPDAQYGNMEVDGLGYAPCVTSAQELSASGWNRAHELVTGRDIARALFPDRWGIWLNPHAPGGGVGIPWLDLRRIATGLDRLPAGPLRLSEPAIELPQFYALLTQNAHRTPAIRSLRRAWVHPAVGVPYLAIGLDLYDTGRVAVESVREMMRQSVGAVPDGLPVSTVALSDEYDPVGMWLRANTRPFYDREAHAAAGPPPAAAPGYGYPPLPR encoded by the coding sequence GTGAGTGCGTCAGGCACCGCGGCGGCCGGAAAGGTGGAGCAGCTGCTCCACCAGGTGACCCCCGGGCGTTACGACGCCTACGAGGAACTGCTCTCCGCCGTCGCCGAGGGCCGGATCTGGATGCTGCTCTGGCACGGCACGGCCGGCTCGCCGGACGCCCAGTACGGAAACATGGAGGTCGACGGCCTGGGGTACGCCCCCTGCGTCACCTCCGCCCAGGAGCTCTCCGCCAGTGGTTGGAACCGGGCCCACGAGCTGGTCACCGGACGCGACATCGCCCGCGCCCTGTTCCCCGACCGCTGGGGCATCTGGCTCAATCCGCACGCCCCCGGCGGCGGCGTCGGCATCCCCTGGCTCGATCTGCGCCGTATCGCGACCGGCCTGGACCGGCTGCCCGCCGGACCGCTCCGGCTGAGCGAACCCGCCATCGAACTCCCGCAGTTCTACGCCCTGCTCACCCAGAACGCCCACCGCACCCCCGCCATCCGCTCCCTGCGCCGCGCCTGGGTGCACCCCGCGGTCGGCGTCCCGTACCTCGCGATCGGCCTCGACCTCTACGACACCGGCCGCGTCGCCGTCGAATCGGTGCGCGAGATGATGCGGCAGTCGGTCGGCGCGGTCCCCGACGGGCTGCCGGTCTCCACCGTCGCGCTGTCCGACGAGTACGACCCGGTCGGCATGTGGCTGCGCGCCAACACCCGCCCGTTCTACGACCGCGAGGCCCATGCCGCCGCGGGCCCCCCGCCCGCCGCCGCCCCCGGCTACGGCTACCCGCCGCTTCCCCGCTGA
- the gcvT gene encoding glycine cleavage system aminomethyltransferase GcvT, with amino-acid sequence MSTPPRLTALDALHRSLGATMTDFAGWDMPLRYASERDEHHAVRTRAGLFDLSHMGEITVTGPGAAAFLSYALVGNIATVGNGRARYTMIVQEDGGIVDDLIVYRLGETEYMVVANAGNAQIVLDALTERVGGFDAEVRDDRDAYALLAVQGPESPAIMKAVTEADLDGLKYYAGLPGTVAGVPALIARTGYTGEDGFELFVAPEHAERLWQALTEAGAPHGLIPCGLSCRDTLRLEAGMPLYGHELTTALTPFDAGLGRVVKFEKEGDFIGREALKAAAERAETAPPRKLVGLIAEGRRVPRAGFPVVADGKVIGEVTSGAPSPTLGKPIAMAYVDAAFAAPGTEGVGVDIRGTHEPYEVVALPFYKRQK; translated from the coding sequence ATGAGCACTCCCCCCCGTCTGACCGCCCTCGACGCGCTGCATCGCTCGCTCGGCGCCACCATGACCGACTTCGCGGGCTGGGACATGCCCCTGCGGTACGCCAGCGAGCGCGACGAGCACCACGCCGTGCGCACCCGGGCCGGCCTCTTCGACCTCTCCCACATGGGCGAGATCACCGTCACCGGACCCGGGGCCGCCGCCTTCCTGAGCTACGCGCTGGTGGGCAACATCGCCACCGTCGGCAACGGCCGGGCCCGCTACACGATGATCGTCCAGGAGGACGGCGGGATCGTCGACGACCTGATCGTCTACCGCCTGGGCGAGACCGAGTACATGGTGGTCGCCAACGCGGGCAACGCCCAGATCGTGCTCGACGCGCTGACCGAGCGCGTCGGCGGCTTCGACGCCGAGGTGCGTGACGACCGGGACGCGTACGCGCTGCTCGCGGTCCAGGGCCCCGAGTCGCCCGCGATCATGAAGGCCGTCACCGAGGCCGACCTGGATGGGCTGAAGTACTACGCGGGCCTGCCGGGCACGGTCGCCGGGGTCCCCGCGCTCATCGCCCGCACCGGGTACACCGGCGAGGACGGCTTCGAGCTGTTCGTCGCGCCCGAGCACGCCGAGCGGCTGTGGCAGGCGCTCACCGAGGCCGGCGCGCCGCACGGCCTGATCCCGTGCGGGCTCTCCTGCCGGGACACGCTGCGCCTGGAGGCGGGCATGCCGCTGTACGGGCACGAGCTGACGACCGCGCTGACCCCGTTCGACGCGGGGCTGGGCCGGGTCGTGAAGTTCGAGAAGGAGGGCGACTTCATCGGCCGCGAGGCACTGAAGGCCGCCGCCGAGCGCGCCGAGACCGCCCCGCCGCGCAAGCTGGTCGGCCTGATCGCCGAGGGCCGCCGCGTCCCGCGCGCCGGTTTCCCGGTCGTCGCGGACGGCAAGGTGATCGGTGAGGTCACCTCCGGCGCCCCCTCCCCCACCCTGGGCAAGCCGATCGCCATGGCGTACGTGGACGCGGCCTTCGCCGCGCCGGGCACCGAGGGCGTGGGCGTGGACATCCGGGGCACGCACGAGCCGTACGAGGTCGTCGCGCTGCCGTTCTACAAGCGCCAGAAGTGA
- a CDS encoding nucleotidyl transferase AbiEii/AbiGii toxin family protein, translating into MANPTRDTTAGRVYNDLRNLARRTSRSTDEVMVEYLLERFLYRLAQSPLGREHFVLKGGLLLAQFGARRMTRDIDILGRSFPGTETEIIHRIAAIAATESDDGVVFDPTALKTVPIREEDEYHGLRLSMAASIARARLKLQLDVSFGDPVTPGPQLIDYSQQLTEESFQIFGYPLATVIAEKLSTAVSLGDLNTRDRDYGDLYRLLTLNDLDGQELTTALTATATHRGIPLKPLSSTITDLGERRQTSYTAWRRRQGPAATSYPERFTDVVRQVIAFADTLLNGDAVNLTWSAATLTWSQTRPGRPTRPSG; encoded by the coding sequence ATGGCCAACCCCACTCGCGACACCACCGCCGGCCGCGTCTACAACGACCTGCGCAACCTGGCCCGCCGCACCAGCCGGTCAACGGACGAGGTCATGGTCGAATACCTCCTCGAACGGTTCCTCTACCGGCTGGCCCAATCACCCCTGGGCCGGGAGCACTTCGTTCTCAAGGGCGGCCTGCTGCTCGCCCAGTTCGGCGCACGCCGAATGACCCGCGACATCGACATCCTCGGCCGCTCGTTCCCAGGCACAGAAACCGAGATCATCCACAGAATCGCGGCCATCGCCGCCACCGAGAGCGACGACGGAGTCGTGTTCGATCCCACAGCGCTCAAGACGGTTCCCATCCGCGAGGAGGACGAATACCACGGCCTACGCCTGTCCATGGCCGCCTCCATCGCCCGAGCACGACTCAAACTTCAACTGGACGTCAGCTTCGGCGACCCCGTCACGCCCGGCCCGCAGCTCATCGACTACTCACAACAACTCACGGAGGAAAGCTTCCAGATCTTCGGTTACCCACTGGCTACCGTCATCGCCGAGAAACTCTCCACCGCTGTCTCACTCGGCGACCTCAACACCCGCGACCGCGATTACGGTGACCTCTACCGCTTGCTCACCCTCAACGACCTGGACGGCCAAGAACTCACCACAGCACTGACCGCCACCGCCACACACCGCGGCATTCCCCTGAAACCCCTCAGCTCCACCATCACCGACCTCGGCGAGCGCCGCCAGACCTCCTACACCGCCTGGCGCCGCCGGCAAGGCCCCGCCGCAACCAGCTACCCCGAACGCTTCACGGACGTCGTCCGGCAGGTCATCGCCTTCGCAGACACACTCCTCAACGGCGACGCCGTCAACCTCACTTGGAGTGCGGCGACCCTCACGTGGTCACAAACCAGACCTGGCCGACCGACCAGGCCCTCGGGGTGA
- a CDS encoding enhanced serine sensitivity protein SseB yields the protein MDIPAPAPAHPQQGWPANELEEVLAASLGVPDAGGRLVEVLGRSSVWVPLPNGGTPASADLDLPMMEIDGAAFVPVFSSEAQFLSCVGSHMSFTVAPARDFARGLPPQVGIAVNPGGAVGIPLPPPAVAELCRAGRTALDGPATGGRVRLFEPDWQHDPVEFLTAVSEEFEATGVVSCARRTLASIEGDDPVLFVGVEFATGDPAGQSASMDAIGRALGRVQVPWPVNLVLLDVAQDLVGDWMREKVRPFYRREGH from the coding sequence GTGGACATTCCGGCACCCGCACCGGCCCACCCCCAGCAGGGGTGGCCCGCCAACGAGCTCGAAGAGGTGCTGGCGGCCTCGCTCGGCGTCCCGGACGCGGGCGGCCGCCTCGTCGAGGTGCTCGGCCGCAGCTCCGTCTGGGTACCCCTGCCGAACGGCGGCACGCCCGCCAGCGCGGACCTCGACCTGCCGATGATGGAGATCGACGGCGCGGCCTTCGTCCCCGTCTTCAGCTCGGAGGCCCAGTTCCTCAGCTGCGTCGGCAGCCACATGTCCTTCACCGTCGCGCCCGCCCGCGACTTCGCCCGCGGCCTGCCCCCGCAGGTCGGCATCGCGGTGAACCCGGGCGGCGCGGTCGGCATACCGCTGCCGCCCCCCGCCGTCGCCGAGCTCTGCCGGGCGGGCCGCACCGCCCTGGACGGGCCCGCCACCGGCGGCCGGGTCCGGCTGTTCGAGCCGGACTGGCAGCACGACCCGGTCGAATTCCTCACCGCCGTGTCCGAGGAGTTCGAGGCCACCGGAGTGGTGAGCTGCGCCCGCCGGACGCTGGCCAGCATCGAGGGCGATGACCCGGTCCTCTTCGTCGGCGTCGAGTTCGCCACCGGGGACCCGGCGGGGCAGAGCGCCTCCATGGACGCCATCGGCCGGGCGCTCGGCCGGGTCCAGGTGCCCTGGCCGGTGAATCTGGTCCTGCTCGACGTGGCCCAGGACCTCGTCGGCGACTGGATGCGGGAGAAGGTGCGCCCGTTCTACCGCCGCGAAGGCCACTGA
- a CDS encoding L-serine ammonia-lyase yields the protein MAISVFDLFSVGIGPSSSHTVGPMRAARMFARRLKNEGLLAHTASIRAELYGSLGATGHGHGTPKAVLLGLEGESPQTVDVESADTRVEEIRSTGRINLLGMHEIPFAFDDDLVLHRRKALPYHANGMTVLAYDAEGAPVLEKTYYSVGGGFVVDEDAVAGENPIVPDDTALKHPFRTGDELLRLSRETGLSISSMMLENELAWRTEAEIRAGLLDIWRVMQACVSRGMSREGILPGGLKVRRRAANSARQLRAEGDPQAHAMEWITLYAMAVNEENAAGGRVVTAPTNGAAGIIPAVLHYYMNFASQGCTEAEKEDSVVRFLLAAGAIGLLFKENASISGAEVGCQGEVGSACSMAAGALAEVLGGSPEQVENAAEIGMEHNLGLTCDPVGGLVQIPCIERNGMAAVKAVTAARMALRGDGSHKVSLDKVIKTMKDTGADMSVKYKETARGGLAVNIIEC from the coding sequence GTGGCCATCTCGGTCTTCGACCTCTTCTCGGTCGGTATCGGCCCCTCCAGCTCCCACACGGTGGGCCCGATGCGGGCCGCCCGGATGTTCGCGCGCCGCCTGAAGAACGAGGGCCTGCTCGCGCACACCGCCTCGATACGGGCCGAGCTGTACGGCTCCCTCGGCGCGACCGGCCACGGGCACGGCACGCCCAAGGCGGTCCTGCTCGGCCTGGAGGGCGAGTCGCCGCAAACGGTCGACGTGGAGAGCGCCGACACCCGCGTGGAGGAGATCCGCTCCACCGGCCGGATCAACCTGCTGGGGATGCACGAGATCCCGTTCGCCTTCGACGACGACCTGGTCCTGCACCGCCGCAAGGCGCTCCCGTACCACGCCAACGGCATGACGGTCCTCGCGTACGACGCGGAGGGCGCCCCGGTCCTGGAGAAGACGTACTACTCGGTGGGCGGCGGCTTCGTCGTCGACGAGGACGCGGTGGCCGGCGAGAACCCGATCGTCCCGGACGACACGGCCCTCAAACACCCCTTCCGCACCGGCGACGAACTGCTGCGGCTCTCCCGTGAGACCGGCCTGTCGATCTCGTCGATGATGCTGGAGAACGAGCTGGCCTGGCGCACCGAGGCGGAGATCCGCGCCGGGCTGCTGGACATCTGGCGCGTCATGCAGGCCTGCGTCTCGCGCGGTATGTCACGCGAGGGCATCCTCCCCGGCGGTCTCAAGGTCCGCCGCCGCGCCGCGAACTCGGCCCGCCAGCTGCGCGCCGAGGGCGACCCGCAGGCCCACGCGATGGAGTGGATCACCCTCTACGCGATGGCGGTCAACGAGGAGAACGCGGCGGGCGGCCGCGTCGTCACCGCCCCCACGAACGGCGCGGCGGGCATCATCCCGGCCGTTCTGCACTACTACATGAACTTCGCGTCCCAGGGCTGCACCGAGGCGGAGAAGGAGGACAGCGTCGTCCGCTTCCTCCTCGCGGCGGGCGCGATCGGCCTGCTCTTCAAGGAGAACGCCTCGATCTCCGGCGCCGAGGTCGGCTGCCAGGGCGAGGTCGGCTCGGCCTGCTCGATGGCGGCCGGCGCCCTGGCCGAGGTCCTCGGCGGCTCCCCGGAGCAGGTGGAGAACGCCGCCGAGATCGGCATGGAACACAACCTGGGCCTGACCTGCGACCCGGTGGGCGGCCTGGTCCAGATCCCCTGCATCGAGCGCAACGGCATGGCGGCGGTGAAGGCGGTCACGGCGGCGCGGATGGCACTGCGGGGCGACGGCAGCCACAAGGTCTCCCTCGACAAGGTCATCAAGACCATGAAGGACACCGGGGCCGACATGAGCGTCAAGTACAAGGAGACGGCGCGGGGCGGGCTCGCGGTGAACATCATCGAGTGCTAG